One window from the genome of Daphnia pulex isolate KAP4 chromosome 9, ASM2113471v1 encodes:
- the LOC124202296 gene encoding uncharacterized protein LOC124202296: MAYSTPVSLLWVLATVSCLIVNAVEEELASLPHGVVRQSKQMFSPPLYSYYNPYGAPIWIPTVQGEIHPQSGLLFSGDSKSALTERAARNEDISITPASTDCLFMASTLSKCMKSSTAVSGTITIQFSSAGAQVATVSIAPNKLLYSRVKITCTELSTGGAVGVYMKSGAADVFPSFSAPFTTTELKPVQMVAIATSATAKVKCSWSSSF, encoded by the exons ATGGCTTATTCTACTCCAGTTTCTTTGCTTTGG GTTTTGGCGACGGTTTCCTGTCTCATCGTCAATGCAGTTGAAGAGGAACTAGCATCTCTTCCTCATGGAGTCGTTCGCCAATCCAAGCAAATGTTTTCCCCACCACTTTATAGTTATTACAATCCCTATGGGGCTCCGATTTGGATCCCAACAGTACAAGGTGAAATTCATCCTCAATCCGGATTATTGTTTTCAG GCGACTCCAAATCAGCCCTAACGGAGAGAGCAGCTCGAAATGAGGACATTTCCATTACCCCAGCAAGTACAG ATTGCCTGTTTATGGCCAGCACCCTTAGCAAATGCATGAAGTCGTCAACTGCCGTGTCTGGAACTATCACTATCCAATTTTCTTCTGCTGGTGCCCAAGTCGCTACGGTGTCAATCGCGCCAAACAAGTTGCTTTATTCCAGAGTGAAAATAACTTGTACTGAATTGTCCACTGGTGGTGCTGTTGGTGTCTACATG AAATCCGGCGCTGCTGATGTATTTCCTTCGTTCTCAGCACCTTTCACGACGACTGAACTTAAACCTGTACAAATGGTGGCGATTGCAACTTCGGCCACTGCTAAGGTGAAATGCAGTTGGTCATCCTCGTTTTAA
- the LOC124202297 gene encoding methyl farnesoate epoxidase-like codes for MITEVLVLLVLFALLIKASIRPSNFPPGPRGLPLVGYIPFLSKLDPEYPHLALKKLSDHYGPVAGFYLGPSQPFISVCGYQAVREALYNEDLAGRPSNAARRERTFGQRLGVIHNDGPEWLEQRRFALRHLRDLGFGRTSSEGLIREEIEDLTQEIRAHQLAHGSVDLKGLFNLSLINILWALVGGERFRRDDTRLAHLLDIVDNFVRSADFTRANIPLPDFCLRYFPSLTRKLLGLRNDLFTPLQDFIRERIREHAKDRSEDHPRDFIDVYLQEMSKRQSTESSFHENQLIGVIIDFFIAGAETTSGSIGFALLYLLHNPDIQRQIQTELDQVCGDSLPQLAHRPSLPYTEAALMEAQRLSNITPLAVAHKALRDTQLGGYSIPRGSIVTVNLFTVHHDDESFWQDPESFRPERHLSPDGRKLIKTDHLLPFSAGKRACLGEPLARNTYFLFTTSLLKVFEFHPLPDRPLPTLKPKNGLTLSYDGFEAIVTPRT; via the exons ATGATTACCGAAGTTCTGGTACTCTTAGTTCTTTTCGCACTGCTCATCAAAGCTTCCATCCGGCCTTCGAATTTCCCGccag gACCGAGAGGATTGCCATTGGTTGGTTACATCCCGTTCCTCTCGAAACTGGACCCGGAGTATCCGCATTTGGCGCTGAAGAAGCTGTCGGATCATTACGGTCCAGTCGCCGGCTTCTATCTGGGGCCCAGTCAGCCATTCATTTCCGTTTGCGGATACCAGGCTGTTAGGGAGGCACTCTACAACGAGGATTTGGCCGGACGGCCGAGCAATGCGGCCAGAAGGGAGCGGACATTCGGCCAGCGACTCGGAGTCATCCACAACGACGGGCCCGAGTGGCTGGAGCAGCGCAGATTCGCTCTGCGCCATCTGAGGGATTTGGGGTTCGGGCGGACGTCGTCGGAGGGTCTCATCCGTGAAGAGATCGAGGACCTGACGCAGGAGATAAGAGCCCATCAATTGGCCCACGGATCGGTGGACTTGAAAGGCCTGTTCAACTTGTCTTTGATCAACATTTTGTGGGCCCTTGTGGGCGGCGAGCGGTTCAGGAGGGACGACACAAGATTGGCTCATTTGCTCGACATTGTCGACAACTTTGTCAGGAGCGCCGATTTCACCCGGGCAAATATCCCCCTGCCGGACTTTTGCCTGCGCTACTTTCCGTCCTTGACCAGGAAATTGCTGGGCTTGCGCAACGACCTGTTTACTCCACTCCAGGATTTCATCCGG gaaAGGATTCGGGAACATGCCAAGGATCGTTCCGAGGATCATCCCAGAGATTTTATTGACGTTTATCTCCAGGAAATGAGCAAACGTCAATCCACTGAGTCTTCGTTCCACG aaaatcaattgattggTGTCATCATCGATTTCTTTATCGCCGGAGCGGAAACGACTAGCGGATCCATCGGGTTCGCCCTTTTGTATCTGTTACACAACCCCGACATTcagcgccaaattcaaacgGAATTGGACCAAGTGTGCGGCGATTCACTGCCTCAATTGGCCCACCGACCCAG TTTACCTTATACTGAAGCCGCTCTGATGGAAGCCCAACGCCTTAGCAACATCACTCCATTAGCGGTTGCTCACAAAGCTTTGCGAGACACCCAACTAGGGGGTTATTCCATTCCTCGG GGCAGTATAGTGACGGTGAATCTGTTTACCGTTCACCATGACGACGAAAGCTTTTGGCAAGATCCCGAAAGCTTCCGCCCCGAAAGACATTTGAGTCCTGACGGCAGAAAATTGATCAAAACCGACCATCTTTTACCTTTCAGCGCCG GTAAACGGGCGTGTCTAGGTGAACCGCTGGCCAGAAATacttatttccttttcacgACGTCTTTGTTGAAAGTCTTTGAGTTTCATCCGCTACCAGACCGTCCGCTGCCGACTCTGAAACCCAAGAACGGACTCACGCTGAGCTACGACGGATTCGAAGCCATAGTTACCCCAAGAACTTGA
- the LOC124202298 gene encoding rhodopsin-like, translating to MNPNRSDNGSQIAMDHHVVADETDWQNSVNRNVIGIEPNESTLLVSTGDVSDGDDPFWSKEQLILIENFPANAFVVMGLIVSIIGIFGLVANGMVLFIFSRFKRLRSPPANTFIINLAFSDMSASILHSMAAYSNFNGRWAFGRLGCELYAMGVGFFGFVSILTFSAIACERCLVIAGPATRSAVGLADGHWKVSRTQAQKVCALIWLHCAILVSMPFFGWSSYVPEGMLTSCSWDYTTKTAANRAYYILLLTTGFLLPLMLICASYGRIMASVVWHARQMVCINSQNSAFRKLRRQTEIRTAQIVVTLILVYLTAWTPYAIVTLIGQFGSEDSHLSPMATAIPAYFAKTAVVLDPLVYGFSHPHFRNSLRHFMANLADVAHNNKKAKSSSVRYNRDGVALPNQGELNSKSWPTGRRANRNSFGSSYQSRGMTVYPTASACCRTLQGVHGDKSNNQRRMLRTFRDLSVESANVKTVHYANRSPPNVGDLEMSTNNCVALIPSIPGADTQHKANKTSPADDAKHRKVVNNRQVYASVNNFKYKVRNAEFHSECAGLSTLSQITVEAQPSNI from the exons ATGAATCCCAACAGGAGCGACAATGGCAGTCAAATCGCGATGGATCATCATGTCGTGGCGGATGAAACCGACTGGCAAAATTCGGTGAATCGTAACGTGATCGGCATCGAACCGAATGAGTCCACTTTGCTGGTATCGACTGGTGATGTATCAGACGGTGACGATCCGTTTTGGAGCAAAGAACAGCTGATTCTGATTGAAAATTTCCCCGCAAACGCATTCGTCGTCATGGGCTTGATTGTCTCAATCATCGGAATTTTTGGGCTTGTTGCCAATGGAATGGTACTCTTCATCTTTTCCAG ATTCAAACGACTCCGATCGCCACCGGCCAATACGTTCATCATCAATTTAGCGTTCAGCGACATGTCGGCGTCGATCCTTCACTCGATGGCCGCCTATTCCAATTTCAACGGCCGCTGGGCGTTCGGTCGGCTGGGCTGCGAACTCTACGCTATGGGTGTTGGATTTTTCGGCTTCGTTTCGATCCTGACGTTCAGCGCCATCGCCTGCGAACGGTGTCTGGTCATCGCCGGTCCAGCTACTAGATCAGCCGTCGGCCTGGCCGATGGACATTGGAAAGTCAGCCGAACTCAGGCTCAAAAAGTGTGCGCCTTAATTTGGCTGCACTGCGCCATTCTTGTGTCGATGCCTTTTTTCGGTTGGTCGTCCTACGTGCCGGAAGGAATGCTGACCAGCTGCTCGTGGGATTACACGACCAAGACGGCGGCCAACCGGGCCTATTACATCCTACTCCTCACCACCGGTTTCCTGCTACCTTTGATGCTCATTTGCGCCAGTTACGGGCGAATTATGGCCTCGGTCGTGTGGCACGCCCGTCAAATGGTCTGCATCAATTCACAGAACAGCGCCTTCCGTAAACTCCGACGTCAGACGGAAATCAGGACGGCCCAAATTGTTGTCACGCTCATCCTCGTTTACCTGACGGCCTGGACACCCTACGCCATCGTGACGCTCATCGGACAATTCGGCTCGGAGGATTCCCACTTGTCTCCCATGGCCACCGCCATTCCGGCCTATTTCGCCAAAACGGCCGTGGTTCTGGATCCGCTGGTCTACGGATTCTCTCATCCGCACTTCCGCAATTCGCTGAGACATTTCATGGCCAATTTGGCCGACGTGGctcacaacaacaagaaggCCAAGAGTTCCAGCGTCCGTTACAATCGCGACGGGGTTGCCTTGCCAAACCAAGGAGAATTAAACAGTAAAAGTTGGCCGACTGGCCGTCGAGCTAACCGCAATTCTTTTGGCAGCAGTTACCAGTCCCGCGGAATGACCGTCTACCCGACGGCCAGCGCCTGTTGCCGGACATTACAAGGAGTGCACGGCGATAAATCCAACAATCAACGGCGGATGTTGAGGACGTTTCGCGATTTATCGGTCGAATCGGCCAACGTCAAGACGGTCCACTACGCCAACAGATCGCCACCGAACGTTGGCGATTTAGAAATGAGCACCAATAATTGCGTGGCCCTCATTCCCAGCATTCCCGGCGCCGACACTCAACACAAGGCCAACAAGACGAGCCCAGCAGATGACGCAAAGCATCGTAAAGTCGTTAATAACCGCCAAGTCTACGCCTCCGTTAATAATTTCAAGTACAAAGTGCGCAACGCCGAGTTCCACAGCGAATGTGCTGGACTTTCGACTCTGTCACAGATTACGGTTGAAGCCCAGCCAAGCAAtatttag
- the LOC124202299 gene encoding melanopsin-like isoform X2 has translation MNFSSDRRVGEAEKLMMEAAVDWLMQVLDRNTSGIHPNESTLLVEGDDDDPFWSQEQLILIENFPANAFVVMGLIVSIIGIFGLVANGMVLFIFSRFKRLRSPPVNTFIINLAFSDMLSSILHSMAAYSNFNGRWAFGRLGCKLYAMGITCFGLVSILTFSAIACERCLVIGVASSRFKARQMICINSQNSVLRKLRRQTEIRTAQIVVTLILVYLTAWTPYAIVTLIGQFGSKDYQLSPMATAIPAYFAKTAVVLDPLVYGFSHPHFRTSLKNYLSNVCGSRNLKIGSDIRPHNHSGGMSKCSSKSWPGGMPGNSSYQSRGMTVYPTSACCALRICEPHNCTRMNSSAASAVATTGADNGQRRMLRTFRELSLHDVQQHETSFNNKTSNCRRPSAATTMGRHPSIRRNSQQTHQADHHLFRQFKYKVRNAEFHSECCGPSTLVVVGAH, from the exons ATGAATTTCAGTAGCGATCGAAGAGTTGGTGAAGCGGAAAAACTGATGATGGAAGCAGCAGTCGATTGGCTGATGCAAGTTCTCGATCGAAACACGAGCGGAATCCATCCTAATGAATCCACTTTGCTGGTGGAGGGCGATGATGACGATCCATTTTGGAGCCAAGAACAGCTGATTCTCATTGAGAATTTCCCCGCAAACGCATTCGTCGTTATGGGCTTGATTGTCTCAATCATCGGCATCTTCGGGCTTGTTGCCAATGGAATGgtcctcttcatcttttccAG ATTCAAACGACTCCGATCACCTCCAGTTAATACGTTCATCATCAATTTGGCGTTCAGCGACATGTTGTCGTCGATCCTTCACTCTATGGCCGCCTATTCGAATTTCAACGGCCGCTGGGCGTTCGGTCGTCTGGGCTGCAAACTCTACGCCATGGGCATCACTTGCTTCGGACTGGTCTCCATTTTAACGTTCAGCGCCATCGCTTGCGAACGGTGTCTAGTCATCGGTGTGGCCAGCAGTCGCTTTAAG GCCCGCCAGATGATCTGCATCAATTCACAGAACAGCGTCTTGCGCAAATTGCGACGTCAGACGGAAATCAGGACGGCCCAAATTGTTGTCACGCTCATCCTCGTTTACCTGACGGCCTGGACGCCCTACGCCATCGTGACGCTCATCGGACAATTCGGCTCCAAAGATTACCAACTATCTCCAATGGCCACGGCCATTCCGGCCTATTTCGCCAAAACGGCCGTGGTTTTGGATCCGCTGGTCTACGGATTTTCTCATCCGCACTTCCGGACATCTCTCAAGAATTACCTGTCCAATGTGTGCGGTTCCCGGAATCTGAAAATCGGCTCCGACATCCGGCCGCACAACCACAGTGGCGGAATGTCCAAGTGCAGCAGCAAAAGTTGGCCAGGCGGAATGCCCGGCAACAGCAGCTACCAGTCGCGCGGAATGACGGTTTATCCGACTAGCGCTTGTTGCGCTCTGCGTATCTGCGAGCCGCACAATTGCACGCGGATGAATTCGTCCGCAGCTTCGGCTGTTGCTACAACTGGCGCCGATAATGGCCAGCGCCGGATGTTGCGCACTTTCCGCGAACTATCCCTACACGACGTCCAGCAGCACGAAACGAgctttaataataaaacatcCAACTGTCGAAGACCTAGCGCCGCTACCACAATGGGCcggcatccatccatccggcgGAATAGTCAGCAGACTCACCAagcggatcatcatttattcCGTCAGTTCAAGTACAAAGTTCGCAATGCCGAATTCCACAGCGAATGTTGTGGACCGTCGACTTTGGTAGTCGTCGGAGctcattga
- the LOC124202299 gene encoding rhodopsin-like isoform X1 yields MNFSSDRRVGEAEKLMMEAAVDWLMQVLDRNTSGIHPNESTLLVEGDDDDPFWSQEQLILIENFPANAFVVMGLIVSIIGIFGLVANGMVLFIFSRFKRLRSPPVNTFIINLAFSDMLSSILHSMAAYSNFNGRWAFGRLGCKLYAMGITCFGLVSILTFSAIACERCLVIGVASSRFKVSRSQAKKACCFIWLHCAVLVSMPLFGWSSYVPEGLLTTCSWDYKTRTVSNRAYYVLLLSAGFFLPLLVIFVSYGRIMSSVMSQARQMICINSQNSVLRKLRRQTEIRTAQIVVTLILVYLTAWTPYAIVTLIGQFGSKDYQLSPMATAIPAYFAKTAVVLDPLVYGFSHPHFRTSLKNYLSNVCGSRNLKIGSDIRPHNHSGGMSKCSSKSWPGGMPGNSSYQSRGMTVYPTSACCALRICEPHNCTRMNSSAASAVATTGADNGQRRMLRTFRELSLHDVQQHETSFNNKTSNCRRPSAATTMGRHPSIRRNSQQTHQADHHLFRQFKYKVRNAEFHSECCGPSTLVVVGAH; encoded by the exons ATGAATTTCAGTAGCGATCGAAGAGTTGGTGAAGCGGAAAAACTGATGATGGAAGCAGCAGTCGATTGGCTGATGCAAGTTCTCGATCGAAACACGAGCGGAATCCATCCTAATGAATCCACTTTGCTGGTGGAGGGCGATGATGACGATCCATTTTGGAGCCAAGAACAGCTGATTCTCATTGAGAATTTCCCCGCAAACGCATTCGTCGTTATGGGCTTGATTGTCTCAATCATCGGCATCTTCGGGCTTGTTGCCAATGGAATGgtcctcttcatcttttccAG ATTCAAACGACTCCGATCACCTCCAGTTAATACGTTCATCATCAATTTGGCGTTCAGCGACATGTTGTCGTCGATCCTTCACTCTATGGCCGCCTATTCGAATTTCAACGGCCGCTGGGCGTTCGGTCGTCTGGGCTGCAAACTCTACGCCATGGGCATCACTTGCTTCGGACTGGTCTCCATTTTAACGTTCAGCGCCATCGCTTGCGAACGGTGTCTAGTCATCGGTGTGGCCAGCAGTCGCTTTAAGGTGAGCCGATCGCAGGCCAAAAAGGCCTGCTGTTTCATATGGTTGCACTGCGCCGTTCTTGTGTCGATGCCTTTGTTCGGCTGGTCGTCCTACGTGCCGGAAGGGCTTTTGACGACCTGCTCCTGGGATTACAAGACACGGACAGTGTCCAATCGGGCGTATTACGTCCTTCTCCTTTCCGCCGGATTCTTCCTTCCCTTGTTAGTCATCTTTGTCAGTTACGGTCGAATCATGTCGTCGGTCATGTCGCAGGCCCGCCAGATGATCTGCATCAATTCACAGAACAGCGTCTTGCGCAAATTGCGACGTCAGACGGAAATCAGGACGGCCCAAATTGTTGTCACGCTCATCCTCGTTTACCTGACGGCCTGGACGCCCTACGCCATCGTGACGCTCATCGGACAATTCGGCTCCAAAGATTACCAACTATCTCCAATGGCCACGGCCATTCCGGCCTATTTCGCCAAAACGGCCGTGGTTTTGGATCCGCTGGTCTACGGATTTTCTCATCCGCACTTCCGGACATCTCTCAAGAATTACCTGTCCAATGTGTGCGGTTCCCGGAATCTGAAAATCGGCTCCGACATCCGGCCGCACAACCACAGTGGCGGAATGTCCAAGTGCAGCAGCAAAAGTTGGCCAGGCGGAATGCCCGGCAACAGCAGCTACCAGTCGCGCGGAATGACGGTTTATCCGACTAGCGCTTGTTGCGCTCTGCGTATCTGCGAGCCGCACAATTGCACGCGGATGAATTCGTCCGCAGCTTCGGCTGTTGCTACAACTGGCGCCGATAATGGCCAGCGCCGGATGTTGCGCACTTTCCGCGAACTATCCCTACACGACGTCCAGCAGCACGAAACGAgctttaataataaaacatcCAACTGTCGAAGACCTAGCGCCGCTACCACAATGGGCcggcatccatccatccggcgGAATAGTCAGCAGACTCACCAagcggatcatcatttattcCGTCAGTTCAAGTACAAAGTTCGCAATGCCGAATTCCACAGCGAATGTTGTGGACCGTCGACTTTGGTAGTCGTCGGAGctcattga
- the LOC124202305 gene encoding uncharacterized protein LOC124202305, whose protein sequence is MKVVYVLALLCLVVHSHGASIRRPDSKQDTPVLSLKFPATGKLLARVRSGELGNANDYMDEVLALVREQIVIQGYDRIALPDGDFSFTWDEYPGVTGGVYLHDGLATGMETIHRVGDATLSNTDTVIFFESDCGINNAAFGYAISILFLDIGPTASMVGTADYINFYFHSTIDILSGIVVVDVFDLKQMGHISTEITGLGIFNWLAEIIVDFTLNLLAPFFKELLEGPITNLINTVLQHYVDSLLNPPTTLASLVL, encoded by the exons ATGAAAGTAGTATATGTTCTCGCATTGCTTTGCCTCGTCGTACATTCGCACG GAGCTAGTATTCGACGACCCGATTCTAAACAAGATACTCCTGTTCTCAGTCTTAAATTTCCGGCCACAGGAAAACTCTTGGCTCGAGTTCGTAGTGGAGAATTGGGAAATGCCAACGATTACATGGACGaa GTGTTGGCTTTAGTTCGCGAACAAATCGTCATCCAAGGATACGATCGCATTGCGCTTCCGGATGGTGACTTTAGCTTTAC ATGGGACGAATATCCTGGAGTTACCGGAGGTGTATATTTGCACGATGGTTTAGCTACTGGTATGGAAACAATTCACCGTGTTGGGGACGCTACTCTTAGCAACACTGACActgtcattttctttgaatctGATTGCGGCATCAACAAC GCTGCTTTTGGTTATGCAATTAGCATTCTTTTCTTGGATATCGGACCGACCGCCTCAATGGTTGGAACTGCGGACTACATCAACTTCTACTTCCAC TCCACGATCGATATTCTTTCCGGAATCGTTGTCGTTGACGTGTTTGATTTGAAGCAAATGGGTCACATCAGTACGGAAATTACTGGTCTGGGAATATTCAACTGGCTTGctgaaatc ATTGTCGATTTTACTCTCAATCTCTTGGCACCGTTCTTCAAGGAACTCCTAGAAGGACCTATTACGAACCTTATCAACACTGTTCTTCAACATTACG ttgaCTCATTGCTGAACCCACCCACAACACTTGCCAGCCTTGTTCTTTGA
- the LOC124202306 gene encoding uncharacterized protein LOC124202306 — protein sequence MKVVGIFALLCLFTLSNGAGIRRPVSGKGEPLLRLSFPASEHLMNRARSGEAGNANEYMDEVLALVREQIVLLGYDRIQLPDGDFSFTWDAYPGVNGGVFLHDGLATGLETIHRVGDATLSNTDTVIFFESDCGINNGAFGYAISILFMDIGPTASMTGTADYINFYFHSTIDILSGIVVVDVFDLKKIGHISTDIQGLGIFNWLAEIIVDFALNLLKPFFKELIEGPLTNLINVVLQAYIDSLRNPPTTIASLI from the exons ATGAAAGTGGTTGGCATTTTCGCTTTGCTCTGCCTTTTTACCCTTTCCAATG GTGCTGGAATTCGACGCCCCGTTTCTGGAAAAGGCGAGCCGCTTCTTCGTCTTTCCTTTCCGGCCTCTGAACATTTGATGAATCGTGCTCGAAGTGGGGAAGCAGGAAATGCCAATGAATACATGGACGAG gtTTTGGCTTTAGTTCGCGAGCAGATAGTCCTGCTAGGATACGACCGTATTCAGCTTCCAGATGGCGATTTTAGCTTTAC ATGGGATGCTTACCCCGGCGTAAATGGCGGTGTCTTTTTGCACGATGGCTTGGCTACTGGTTTGGAAACAATTCACCGTGTTGGGGACGCTACTCTTAGCAACACTGACActgtcattttctttgaatctGATTGCGGCATCAACAAT GGAGCTTTTGGTTATGCCATTAGCATTCTTTTTATGGATATCGGACCAACCGCTTCGATGACCGGAACTGCCGATTACATCAACTTCTACTTCCAT TCTACTATCGATATTCTCTCCggaattgttgttgtcgacgtttttgatttaaagaaaattggtcATATCAGCACAGATATACAAGGCTTGGGAATTTTTAATTGGCTCGCCGAAATC ATTGTCGATTTTGCCCTTAACCTACTGAAGCCCTTTTTCAAGGAGCTCATAGAAGGTCCTCTTACGAACCTTATCAACGTTGTACTTCAAGCTTACA tcGACTCGCTAAGAAACCCACCAACGACAATCGCCAGCCTTATTTAA
- the LOC124202308 gene encoding U4/U6.U5 tri-snRNP-associated protein 2-like: MGTEKSDIKRKHEDFDDEDEPVVKTREPIAKSRLCPYLDTINRTVLDFDFEKLCSVSLTRINVYACLVCGKYFQGRGPSTHAYLHSVGEGHHVFLNLHTLRFYCLPDNYEIIDSSLDDIKYVLNPTFKKANIAVLDVIDKVSRSCDGTLYRPGVVGLNNIKANDYCNVVLQALSHVVPLRDYFLREENYIGIKRPPGDNNVILVQRFGELIRKLWNPRNFKAHVSPHEMLQAVVLCSKKKFQITSQGDPVEFLSWFLNALHLALNGTKKPTSSIIYKSFLGAMKIHSQRIPPIDATDTEKDALMLTAEYVETFVDSPFLFLAADLPPPPLFKDEFRENIIPQVSLFALLSQFNGVQQKEYKTYKENFLKRFELTKLPRYIILNIKRFTKNTFFIEKNPTIINFPIRGVDFGDILGADVRAKHGCTTYDLLANIVHDGEPTKGTYRVHILHKATGKWFEMQDLHVTEILPQMITLTEAYIQIWEQSTERSDVEMSN, from the exons atgggGACGGAAAAGAGTGATATAAAGCGCAAACATGAAGATTTCGATGATGAAGACGAACCCGTCGTGAAAACAA GAGAACCAATTGCCAAATCTCGTTTGTGTCCTTATTTGGACACAATAAACAGGACAGTtttggattttgattttgaaaaactctgTTCAGTCTCGCTCACAAGGATTAATGTCTATGCATGTTTGGTGTGTGGGAAATACTTTCAAG GAAGAGGCCCCAGCACACATGCATATCTTCACAGTGTGGGAGAGGGACATCATGTTTTTTTGAACCTTCACACCCTAAGATTCTATTGTCTGCCAGACAACTATGAAATCATTGATTCATCACTCGATGATATCAAATATGTCTTGAATCCAACAttcaaaaaagcaaatatTGCAGTGTTGGATGTCATTGATAAAGTATCTAGGTCTTGTGATGGTACTCTTTACCGTCCTGGAGTAGTTGGACTCAATAACATCAAAGCTAATGATTACTGCAATGTAGTCCTACAG GCTTTATCTCATGTTGTTCCACTACGCGATTACTTTCTCAGGGAAGAGAACTACATTGGTATCAAGCGTCCTCCTGGAGACAATAACGTCATCTTAGTTCAGCGTTTTGGTGAATTGATTCGTAAGCTTTGGAATCCACGCAACTTTAAGGCTCACGTTTCCCCCCACGAGATGCTCCAGGCTGTCGTTCTGtgcagtaaaaagaaattccaaatTACAAGCCAGG GTGATCCAGTGGAATTTCTTTCGTGGTTTTTAAACGCGTTGCATCTGGCATTAAACGGTACCAAGAAGCCAACTTCTTCAATCATCTACAAATCTTTTTTGGGAGCAATGAAAATTCATTCTCAGCGAATCCCACCCATCGATGCCACTGATACAGAAAAGGATGCACTGATGTTGACTGCCGAATACGTCGAAACATTTGTCGATTcgcctttcctttttctggcAGCCGACTTGCCTCCCCCTCCTCTGTTCAAAGATGAATTTCGCGAAAACATCATTCCACAG GTATCTCTGTTTGCATTGCTGTCTCAATTCAATGGAGTCCAGCAAAAGGAATACAAGACCTacaaggaaaattttttgaagagaTTCGAATTGACAAAACTGCCACGTTACATTATTCTCAACATCAAGAGATTCACGAAGAACACGTTTTTCATAGAAAAGAATCCCACCATCATAAACTTCCCCAtcag GGGTGTGGATTTTGGCGATATTCTAGGTGCAGATGTTCGCGCCAAACACGGATGTACCACATACGATCTGTTAGCCAATATTGTACATGATGGAGAACCAACCAAGGGAACTTATCGTGTTCACATACTTCATAAG GCGACAGGAAAATGGTTTGAAATGCAAGATCTGCACGTGACAGAAATTCTTCCGCAGATGATCACTCTCACAGAAGCTTACATtcag ATATGGGAACAATCTACGGAAAGAAGCGACGTTGAAATGTCCAACTGA